In one Nymphaea colorata isolate Beijing-Zhang1983 unplaced genomic scaffold, ASM883128v2 scaffold0001, whole genome shotgun sequence genomic region, the following are encoded:
- the LOC116267862 gene encoding uncharacterized protein LOC116267862, protein MLRDPPTELGKCFALAKTIEEQLRRREARKKAYKPGLASKPKPNFGKSAPPNKRFENRPAFRNNIPIKYISDQERKERIKKELCFNCEEKWHAGHKCKHFQLYEVTDSDQELEGSEELDTEGSMVAKVEEDTEEKEEGLCHALTNNGSNAMKVVGKINNQKVIVLLDTGATHNFLNSKLAHLVEGKTTPQASFNVMVGNGEKLSCNEICKNVSLEMHKVPFKEGGGEVTLKAINPSVDPKPALKALIANQPAYWLVSMVKDVVPSTTRVEKIPRNIQCMIDRFPSVFEEPKSLPPTRSYDHRITLTKGAEAVNVRPYRYAYVKKKDGTWRFYVDYRALNEVVTVKDKHPIPVIDELLDELVGASYFSKIDLRAGYHQIRMQREDIHKTAFRTHDGHYEFLVMPFGLTNAPATFQRCMNDLFRSYLRDYVLVFFDDILVYSLTLEMHTKHLDTILTILRDNQLYAKMSKCTFGQTSVGYLGHIVSEHGVRAEPEKLVVIEQWPLPKNPKELHGFLGLTGFSRDPVETAPWTTSREHGAYTGPATYYVSDLEAPIRFEGWKTTT, encoded by the exons ATGCTTAGGGATCCTCCTACCGAGTTGGGAAAGTGTTTTGCATTGGCCAAGACCATTGAAGAGCAACTTAGAAGAAGAGAGGCACGGAAGAAGGCTTACAAACCGGGGTTGGCATCCAAACCCAAGCCTAACTTTGGGAAATCAGCTCCACCCAATAAAAGGTTTGAGAATCGGCCAGCCTTTCGCAATAACATTCCCATTAAATACATTTCCgatcaagaaagaaaggaaaggattaAGAAAGAACTTTGCTTCAACTGTGAAGAAAAGTGGCATGCGGGTCATAAGTGCAAGCATTTTCAGTTATATGAGGTCACAGATAGTGATCAGGAACTTGAGGGAAGTGAAGAGTTAGATACCGAGGGCAGTATGGTAGCCAAGGTAGAAGAGGATACTGAGGAGAAAGAGGAGGGCTTGTGCCACGCCCTTACCAATAATGGGTCTAATGCGATGAAGGTTGTGGGTAAGATCAACAACCAAAAAGTAATTGTTCTTCTTGATACCGGGGCCACCCACAACTTCCTCAATTCGAAGTTGGCACACCTCGTGGAGGGCAAGACTACTCCCCAAGCTTCTTTCAATGTCATGGTTGGAAATGGAGAGAAGCTATCTTGCAATGAGATTTGCAAAAACGTGAGCTTGGAAATGCACAAGGTTCCTTTCAAG gagggtggagggGAAGTAACCCTCAAAGCAATCAATCCTAGCGTGGACCCTAAGCCGGCCTTGAAGGCCCTCATTGCAAATCAGCCAGCATATTGGCTAGTGTCCATGGTAAAAGATGTTGTACCTTCCACCACCCGTGTTGAAAAGATTCCTCGAAACATTCAGTGTATGATTGATCGATTCCCTTCAGTTTTCGAAGAGCCTAAGAGCTTGCCTCCCACACGTTCATATGATCATAGGATCACCCTCACCAAGGGAGCAGAGGCAGTGAATGTACGACCATACCGGTATGCTTACG ttaagaagaaggatggcACATGGAGGTTCTATGTAGACTACCGGGCCCTCAATGAGGTGGTCACGGTAAAGGATAAGCATCCTATACCAGTCATAGATGAGTTACTTGATGAGTTAGTTGGTGCTTCTTACTTTTCGAAAATAGACTTAAGAGCAGGCTACCACCAGATTCGTATGCAGAGGGAGGACATTCATAAGACAGCTTTTCGCACACATGATGGTCATTACGAATTTCTCGTAATGCCCTTTGGATTAACTAATGCACCTGCCAcatttcagaggtgcatgaatgacCTCTTTAGAAGCTATCTACGAGACTATGTACTAGTATTTTTTGATGATATACTTGTATACAGTCTGACATTAGAGATGCATACGAAGCACTTAGACACCATCCTTACCATCTTGAGGGACAACCAGCTATATGCTAAGATGTCTAAGTGTACCTTTGGCCAGACCTCAGTGGGGTACTTGGGACACATTGTCTCCGAGCATGGAGTTAGAGCTGAGCCAGAGAAGTTGGTAGTGATCGAGCAATGGCCCTTACCCAAAAACCCAAAGGAGTTGCATGGATTTTTGGGACTTACCGGTTTTTCACGTGACCCGGTTGAAACTGCACCATGGACCACTTCCCGGGAACATGGAGCATATACCGGACCAGCTACCTACTATGTATCGGATCTTGAGGCACCGATACGCTTTGAGGGATGGAAGACAACGACATGA